One Salvelinus namaycush isolate Seneca unplaced genomic scaffold, SaNama_1.0 Scaffold618, whole genome shotgun sequence genomic window carries:
- the LOC120042119 gene encoding protein phosphatase 1 regulatory subunit 3D-like yields the protein MSSMASVGRPKAVSHCVVGKERTWSRDNDRLKTVSPCIKGKPRAVSPGMIGEQRAVPPWRPESMSPGVIGRDRAWSLGVLQTTSGYSSVTPCQTTTKTLRVTDILDSKPEPTKAPVKIRPPSPRPPPPKEPIFSRNLSSDPPVQPIIRRRAQSLPSVHERIRDRQVRFVDSLGLELEEVKVFSNGEEPRIPAHVFSRLLMSAEMNSGRSLELSLPYFKPCFPENKGSQPGFVKRLVEQVVSLDQVLCSELGIIGKVQVLNLAFNKEVTIHYSFTNWRSSAETRACWVATLHRDQMEGPESDVFRFRLPVPPFILLPGAQLEFAVCYRVTGAEYWDNNDGNNYKLSCHSYTLTVPRECENSMVHYT from the coding sequence ATGAGCAGCATGGCCAGCGTGGGGAGGCCCAAAGCAGTGTCTCATTGTGTCGTTgggaaggagaggacatggtctCGTGACAACGACAGGCTGAAAACAGTGTCTCCTTGCATCAAAGGAAAACCCAGAGCTGTCTCTCCAGGCATGATAGGGGAGCAGAGGGCAGTGCCTCCTTGGAGGCCAGAGTCGATGTCTCCGGGTGTGATAGGAAGAGATAGGGCATGGTCCCTTGGTGTGCTCCAGACCACCAGCGGCTACAGCAGTGTGACCCCATGCCAGACCACTACTAAGACTCTCCGAGTGACGGACATCTTGGACTCCAAACCAGAGCCAACCAAGGCCCCTGTCAAGATCCGGCCCCCCAGCCCACGCCCCCCACCCCCCAAGGAGCCCATTTTCAGTCGCAACCTGTCCAGTGACCCTCCCGTCCAGCCCATCATAAGACGTAGGGCCCAGTCTTTGCCCTCGGTCCACGAGAGAATTAGAGACCGCCAGGTACGCTTCGTGGACTCCTTGGGGCTGGAGCTGGAGGAAGTCAAGGTGTTCAGCAACGGAGAGGAGCCTCGGATTCCCGCCCACGTCTTCTCCAGACTTCTCATGAGCGCTGAGATGAACTCAGGGCGGTCCCTGGAGCTTTCCTTGCCTTATTTCAAACCTTGTTTTCCCGAAAACAAGGGCTCCCAGCCGGGATTCGTTAAGCGTCTGGTGGAGCAGGTCGTCTCTCTGGACCAGGTCTTGTGTTCTGAGCTGGGCATCATCGGCAAGGTGCAGGTCCTCAACCTGGCCTTCAACAAGGAGGTGACGATCCACTACTCCTTCACCAACTGGAGGAGCAGTGCTGAGACCAGAGCCTGCTGGGTGGCTACCCTCCACAGGGATCAGATGGAGGGACCAGAGTCGGATGTTTTCCGGTTCCGTCTGCCCGTCCCGCCCTTCATCCTGCTGCCTGGAGCCCAGCTGGAGTTCGCTGTGTGTTACAGAGTGACGGGAGCTGAGTACTGGGACAACAACGATGGGAACAACTACAAACTGTCCTGTCACAGCTACACACTCACTGTGCCCCGGGAATGTGAGAACAGCATGGTGCACTACACCTGA